Below is a window of Wenzhouxiangella sp. XN201 DNA.
GCGTGCCCACGCTCGGCGGCAAGGTCACCATGAACATTCCCGCCGGTTCGTCGAGCGGCAAGCGCATGCGCCTGAAAGGCCGTGGCCTGCCCGGCAAGCCCGCCGGCGATCAGATCGTCAACCTCAAAGTCGTCGTTCCGAAGCCCGGATCCGACCGGGAGCGGGAGCTTTACGAAGAGCTGGCCGAAGTCAGCGGCGCGAAGGTGCGTGAAGGGTTGGCTGGTTAGCTGGTCTAGCTAACCAGCTAACCAGCCAACAAGCCAACATGCCGACAGGCATAATAGTGCTTCCCCATACGCCAAGGTACGCCGTGACCGAAGCCTCCACCGCCTATCCGAACATCTTCCGCCCGCTCGACCTTGGGCACGTGACCCTGCCCAATCGCATCCTGATGGGATCGATGCATACCGGGCTGGAAGACCGGGTGTGGAACTGGCCGAAGCTGACCGCCTATTTCGTCGAGCGCGCGAAGGGCGGGGCGGGTCTGATGGTGACCGGCGGCATCGCACCCAATCGACGCGGCTCGCTGGCGCCGCTGGCTTCGAAGTTGACCAACCGGCTCGAGGCGCGCCGGCATCGCCGTATGACCGATGCCGTGCACGAGGCCGATGGGCGGATCTGCATGCAGATCCTGCACGCCGGGCGTTATGCCTATCACCCGTTTTCGCTCGCGCCTTCGGCAATCCAGGCGCCGATCAATCCGTTCAAGCCCCGGGCATTGTCGTCCAGGGGTATCGAGAAGCAGATTCGGCACTTCGTGCGCGCAGCGAAGCTGGCGCAGCATGCCGGTTACGACGGCGTGGAGGTGATGGGCTCGGAAGGCTACTTCATCAACCAGTTCCTGGTGCCGCGCACCAACAAGCGCGAGGACGAGTGGGGCGGGGCGTTTGAAAACCGCATGCGCATTGCCGTGGAGATCGTCCGGCGCACGCGCGAGGCGGTCGGCAGCGATTTCATCATCATCTATCGCTTGTCCATGCTCGACATGCTCGCCGACGGCAACAGCTGGGAAGAGGTGGTCGAACTGGGCAAGGCCATCGAGGCGGCCGGGGCGAGCATCATCAACACCGGCATCGGCTGGCACGAGACGCGCATTCCGACCATTGCCACCTCGGTGCCGCGCGCGGCCTACACTTTTGTCACGCGCAAGTTTCGTGACACGGTCTCGATTCCGCTGGTGACCACCAACCGCATCAACATGCCGCACACCGCCGAGGAGGTGCTGGCCCGGGGTGATGCCGACATGGTGTCGATGGCGCGGCCGTTCCTGGCTGATGCCGAATGGGTCAACAAGGCGCGCGCGGCCCGCGCCGACGAGATCAATACCTGCATTGCCTGCAATCAGGCCTGCCTCGATCACGTGTTCGAGAACAAGAAGGCCAGTTGCCTGGTCAATCCGCGCGCCGGGCGGGAGACCGAATTGTTGATCCGGCCGGCGAAGCAGAAGAAGCGCGTGGCGGTCGTGGGTGCCGGCCCGGCCGGGCTGGCGGCGGCCACCACCGCCGCCGAGTGCGGTCACGAAGTGGTGCTGTTCGAGGCCATGGACCGCATCGGCGGGCAGTTCAACATGGCCCAGCGCATTCCCGGCAAGGAGGAGTTCGTCGAGACCCTGCGGTACTTCGGCCGTCGTATCAAGCTCACCGGTGTCGACCTGCGCCTGAACACGCCGGTCGATGTGGAAGGTCCGGTCGCCGAAGACTTCGACGAATTCATCATCGCCACCGGGGTGCTGCCGCGCGATCCGAAGATTCCCGGCCAGGATCATTCCTCGGTGCTCGGCTATATCGATGTGCTGCTGCACAACAAGCCGGTTGGCCCGCGCGTGGCGGTCATCGGCGCCGGCGGCATCGGCTTCGATGTGTCGGAGTTCCTGGTCCATGGCGATGTGCCGGCCCGGCCGGATCCCGATCAGGTTCGGCCCGAGGACTTTTTCGAGCAGTGGGGCGTGGACCAATCCCTGGAGCGCCGCGGGGGGGTCGAAGGGCTCGAGCCGAACTTCGGCGAACCGGCCCGCGAGGTCTACCTGCTGCAACGCAAGACGACCAAGCACGGCAAGGGCCTGGGCAAGACCACCGGCTGGATTCACCGTGCCTCGCTCAAGCATTACGGCGTGAAGATGCTCGGTGGCGTGAGTTACGAGCGCGTCGACGACGACGGCTTGCACATCCGCATCGACGATAAATCCCAGGTGCTCGCGGTCGACAACATCGTCATCTGCGCCGGCCAGGTTTCGCGCACCGAACTGGTCGAGCCGCTGGAAGCGGCCGGCGCGAAGGTCCACCTCATCGGCGGCGCCCATATCGCGACCGAGCTCGACGCCAAGCGCGCGATTGACGAAGGCACGCGCGTGGCGGCCGGGCTCTGAGACTCAAAGGTGTCGTCCCGGCCTCTGAGCCGGGACCTCGCATGCTTCGGTTCGGCACGGCCTGGCTGATTGCTACCGGACAGGTGCGAGATCCCGGATATTTGCTGCGCAAATTTCGGGATGACATTGGGTGCTTTTGGCCGCGTAGCTAATCTGGCTCCAGCCTTGCTCCCGGTGCATCCACCGGGGAAATGAGGGCGGTGGCGGCCAGGTTCGCCTGCTCGAAGGCCTTGACCATGGCCGGGGCGGCGCGGTGGGCTTCCGGGGCGCTGGCGAACCAGGCGAAGATGCTGGGGCCCGAGCCGGAAAGGCTGGCGCCCAGGGCCTGGTGATCGAGCGCCGTCTGCTTGACTGCTTCGAATCCGGGGATCAGCCCGGCACGTCGTGGTTCGACCAGCACGTCTTCGAGGCCCTTGCGGATCAATCCCAAGTCGTTGGCGTAGCAGCCGGCCAGGACCCGCGCCAGGTTGGCCTGGGCGGCCGTGATGAGGCCAAGATCGAATGGGGCTTCCAGCGCGGCCCGGGTCTGGCGGGTTTCGATGCTCATGTCGGGGCGTACCACCACCGCGGTCAGGCCCTCGGGTACGGGAATGCGGATCAGGTCATCGCCGGCGGCCAGCACCAGGCCGCCGAGCAATTGCGGGCCGACGTTGTCTCCGCAGTCGGCGCCGGAGGCGACACGTTCGCCTTCCAGCGCATGCCGGTAGAGTGCGCGCTGGGCCAACGGGCGGTCGAGCAGGGCGTTGGCGGCGACCACCGCAGCCACTGCACTGGCGGCCGAGCCGGCCAGGCCCGAAGCCAGCGGAATGCCCTTGTCGATGGTTAATTCGATGCCCGCATCCGGTGCCCGGGCGGCCAGCAGGGATCGCACCGCGCGCGATGCGGTGTTGTCGTCCGCTTCGGTGGGTAGTTCGGTGGCCACCCCCGCAATCGAGACGATGCGCACCCCGGGTTTGTCCACGCGCCGGGCGGTTACGCGATCGGCCAGGCCTTCAATCGCATGCCCGAGCAGGTCGAAGCCGACGGCGACGTTGCCGATGCAGGCGGGGGCGAGGGCGGTTGCCGTTGCGGATGCCGTTGCCGTTCGATCGATTGTCATCAGTTCTGCTGCCCCTAATTCATCCACCACACCGCCACACCGAACATCACGGCCGCCGCGGCCACGGCCGCGACCGCCGGTTTCCAGCCATGCGCCTTGAGTTCCGAGGGCTGGACCGTCGTGGCCAGGGCGGTCATGGCCATGGCGAAGGCGAACATCGAGGCCTGGGCCACGACCGCCAGGATGTCATTCCACAGCGCGTGGTCGGGGCCGAGCAGGGCATCGATGCCGCTGCGTGCGCCCGAGAGCGCGATGAAGGCGACGATGAAAAGCGGCAGGCGCACCTTGGCCGAGCCGCCTTCGTGGCGACGGGTGTAGAACCAGACCAGGGCCGGGATGAGGATCAGCATGCCGGCGTTTCGCATCAGCTTGGCGACCGTGGCGGCCACCAGCGTGCCGTCCGCGTCCCAGGCCTGCTCGTGCAGGGCGGCCGCGGCCGTGACCTGGGCGGTGTCGTGCACGGCGACGCCCAGGATGAAACCGATCTCTTCGGGGCTCTCGAACAGCCGCTCGAGCAGCCACGGATAGAGGACGGTCGCCGTGAGGCCGATCAGGGCAATACAGGCGATGGCGTAGCAGATCTCATCGCTTTTCGCCTTGAGCCCCGGCGCGGTGGCAGCAATCGCCGAAGCACCACAGATGGAGGTGCCGGCGGCCAGCAGGATACCCAGGCGCGGGCCGGCACCCGCCAGTCGCGCCAGCAACAGGGTGACCAGCAGACCCGTGGCGACCACCAGCAGTACCAGCGGCCAGGCCTGGGCGCCGAGCTGGCCGAGGTCG
It encodes the following:
- a CDS encoding NADPH-dependent 2,4-dienoyl-CoA reductase; this encodes MTEASTAYPNIFRPLDLGHVTLPNRILMGSMHTGLEDRVWNWPKLTAYFVERAKGGAGLMVTGGIAPNRRGSLAPLASKLTNRLEARRHRRMTDAVHEADGRICMQILHAGRYAYHPFSLAPSAIQAPINPFKPRALSSRGIEKQIRHFVRAAKLAQHAGYDGVEVMGSEGYFINQFLVPRTNKREDEWGGAFENRMRIAVEIVRRTREAVGSDFIIIYRLSMLDMLADGNSWEEVVELGKAIEAAGASIINTGIGWHETRIPTIATSVPRAAYTFVTRKFRDTVSIPLVTTNRINMPHTAEEVLARGDADMVSMARPFLADAEWVNKARAARADEINTCIACNQACLDHVFENKKASCLVNPRAGRETELLIRPAKQKKRVAVVGAGPAGLAAATTAAECGHEVVLFEAMDRIGGQFNMAQRIPGKEEFVETLRYFGRRIKLTGVDLRLNTPVDVEGPVAEDFDEFIIATGVLPRDPKIPGQDHSSVLGYIDVLLHNKPVGPRVAVIGAGGIGFDVSEFLVHGDVPARPDPDQVRPEDFFEQWGVDQSLERRGGVEGLEPNFGEPAREVYLLQRKTTKHGKGLGKTTGWIHRASLKHYGVKMLGGVSYERVDDDGLHIRIDDKSQVLAVDNIVICAGQVSRTELVEPLEAAGAKVHLIGGAHIATELDAKRAIDEGTRVAAGL
- a CDS encoding homoserine kinase; its protein translation is MTIDRTATASATATALAPACIGNVAVGFDLLGHAIEGLADRVTARRVDKPGVRIVSIAGVATELPTEADDNTASRAVRSLLAARAPDAGIELTIDKGIPLASGLAGSAASAVAAVVAANALLDRPLAQRALYRHALEGERVASGADCGDNVGPQLLGGLVLAAGDDLIRIPVPEGLTAVVVRPDMSIETRQTRAALEAPFDLGLITAAQANLARVLAGCYANDLGLIRKGLEDVLVEPRRAGLIPGFEAVKQTALDHQALGASLSGSGPSIFAWFASAPEAHRAAPAMVKAFEQANLAATALISPVDAPGARLEPD
- a CDS encoding putative sulfate exporter family transporter, which produces MTETLRSRIPGLALAAVIAAGAWLIVRLIALLPPPVGSLPLSMMLVAILAGLALAAPVNRRPGLEPGLALARGIILKTAVALIGLRLSLADLGQLGAQAWPLVLLVVATGLLVTLLLARLAGAGPRLGILLAAGTSICGASAIAATAPGLKAKSDEICYAIACIALIGLTATVLYPWLLERLFESPEEIGFILGVAVHDTAQVTAAAALHEQAWDADGTLVAATVAKLMRNAGMLILIPALVWFYTRRHEGGSAKVRLPLFIVAFIALSGARSGIDALLGPDHALWNDILAVVAQASMFAFAMAMTALATTVQPSELKAHGWKPAVAAVAAAAVMFGVAVWWMN